In the Candidatus Obscuribacterales bacterium genome, GGCCTCCATCGTATCTAGATCGGCCTGGGTGGCTTGGCGATTGACGAGCTTATTCAGCAATGCATAGAGTTGTACCGTACCGGTGCGACAGGGAACACATTTGCCACAGGTTTCCCCCCGACAAAATTCCATATAAAACCGGGCTACCTCCACCATGCTAGTTTCGTGATCCATGACCACCATCCCCCCCGACCCCATCATTGAGCCGACCTTCATCAGAGAATCGTAGTCCACTGGGGTATCGAGCAGCGTGGCTGGAATACAGCCGCCGGATGGGCCACCCGTTTGCACGGCCTTCACCATGCCATCGGGTACCCCACCGCCCATCTCTTCCACAATCTCCCGCAGCGTGATGCCCATGGGCACCTCAATCAAGCCGTTATTGCGGATTTTGCCGGTGAGGGCAAAGATCTTGGTGCCCTTACTGGTTTCTGTCCCAATGCCGGCATACCAATCTGCGCCGCCTTTAATGATCGCACTGATATTGGCTAAGGTTTCCACATTGTTAATCAGGGTTGGACAGTGCCATAGCCCCGACTCTGCCGGATAGGGTGGGCGCGGGCGCGGATTGCCCCTGGCTCCTTCAATGGAATGGATCAGCGCCGTTTCTTCACCGCAGACAAAGGCTCCAGCTCCAATGCGAATGTCGATCTTAAAGTCAAAGGCAGAGTCAAAGATCTGGCTGCCTAGGAGACCATATTTCTTAGCCTGCTGAATAGCTTTCTGCAGCCGCTGGATTGCCAGGGGATATTCCGCCCGCACGTAGATATAGCCGTGGTTTG is a window encoding:
- a CDS encoding NADH-ubiquinone oxidoreductase-F iron-sulfur binding region domain-containing protein, which gives rise to NHGYIYVRAEYPLAIQRLQKAIQQAKKYGLLGSQIFDSAFDFKIDIRIGAGAFVCGEETALIHSIEGARGNPRPRPPYPAESGLWHCPTLINNVETLANISAIIKGGADWYAGIGTETSKGTKIFALTGKIRNNGLIEVPMGITLREIVEEMGGGVPDGMVKAVQTGGPSGGCIPATLLDTPVDYDSLMKVGSMMGSGGMVVMDHETSMVEVARFYMEFCRGETCGKCVPCRTGTVQLYALLNKLVNRQATQADLDTMEALCYMVKETSLCGLGMTAPNPVLSTLRYFKEEYDALLQTPAYLNGHSVQSDAIASSVSP